From Pseudoalteromonas piratica:
TCTTGCAACTTGAACATGATCTCGAAATAGCGCATGGATTTGCTCTAGCTCTTGCTTAAACTTTTCGCGTCCACTTTCAGTGTTTTCACCAAACATTGTTAATGTGCGTTTAAACTCACCCGCTGTGATTTGTTCAAACTCTACACTATTTTTTTTCAGTAATTTATTGAAGTTTGGTAATTGTGCGATTACGCCAATACTGCCAATCATAGCAAAGGGTGCACAAACAAATTTATCAGATACACACGCCATCATATAACCACCACTGGCAGCGATTTTATCGACACTTACAATAAGTTCTAAACCGGCCTGTTTAAGCCTCGCTAATTGTGATGCAGCAAGACCATAACCATGCACAACCCCACCACCGCTTTCCAACTTAACAACCACTTTGTCGTTAGACTGTGCAATTTGAATAATTGCGGTCACTTCTTTTCTCAACGACTCGACTTCCTTTGCATCGATGCCGCCTTTAAAAGTCAGCACAAATACCTTATTTTTAGGCTCAGTCTTTTTATCCTTTAATTTTTTCTTTTCAGACTTTTCAAATGCTTTAAAAGCCTCTTTATCAAGGGCTACATTTAATAACTCTTTTTTTTGGTTATTTAATTGCTCACTTAGATTTTCCATTGTTAGTTCGCCTTTGCCGCTTTTTGGCTTTGCAGATGCCCCAACAATGAGGGCTGCGATAATGGCAAAGGCGATCACAAAGGTCACTGTTTTCGCAAAAAACAATCCATACTCGTATAAAAATTCCAACTTAAACTCCATCAAAACTGTTTTGCGTACTCTAATGAAATTACAAACAAAAAAAAAGCCGCACAAGATGTGCGGCTTTTTTATTTATTTTGATTACTCAGTAACAACAGATTCATTAGCAACTTGAAGCATTAAACCTCTGCTTGCTAAGAAAGATGCTACTTGGCCTTGCATTTCAGCGTTAGCAGCTGCTGCATCAGCTGGTGTAACACCGTATGCTGGAGCTGGTGTTAATACTGAGCCATGGTGACCCTTAGTAAATTTAACTAAATAACTCATTGGCTCTGCAGATACCTGTGAGGTAGCAACTGGCATAAGGCCCATTAGCTGGCCAGAAGGCACGGTACCTGATACTGGGCTAACCGTTGAATAAGGTGGAATTACAGTATCAGCTGGGTTCCCCTCGCCATCACCAACAACAACGTTTTGGTATATAGCAGCGCCTTGAGACGCTACTTTACTTGCTAATGAGTTTGAATCAGCAGCATCAACCGCTGTTTGAATTGCAAAAGCAAACTGACTAATTGTACCTGAAATGTTAGCTAGTTTTTCAGTTTCACCTGCCAAAGTTAACTTAGTTGTGTAAGCAACAAATGCACAACCAGCGTAATCACTTTGAGAGCCCGCGAACTGAGCACACGCTTGAATAGCTTCTTCAGATTGCATAAACGCGATAAATTCAGCTGACTCAGCAGTACCGGCAGCAGCGAGCACTGAACCTTTGATCACATTACCAAATGAACCTGACTCAAGTAAGAAACCAGCTAAACCACCACTACCACTTGCAAGTGCAACCGTATTTACTTTGAATAACGGATCAATCATTGCCGCAGCTTGTTCACCAACTAATGGTGCAACAGATTCATTGGCAGCTGCTAAAAAGCCAGGTGCAACAACCGCACCAAGCGAGTGACCTACAAAACTTACATCTGTTGGGTTAATACCTTGTAAGTTTGTCGCAGCAAGTGATAAGCGAAGACCAAGTAAATCAGCCATTGATTGACGTAAGTTATCACGAGCAACTAAGTTTGATGACAGATTCATATAGTGAAGCACATTGCCGTCATCGCCTGATGCGATAAAGTCAAACTCACCGTCACCATCAACATCAATACCACGTTCACCGTGAATCGGATGGTCAATAGCAACTGTCACAAAACCTTGAAGCGTTAATGCTGCGGTTATTGCCAGCATGCTTTCTTTTGTACTAGTAATACCATGTTGAAGCATAACTACAGGCCAACCCGTTGCTGGCATTTCTAATGCTGGTAAACCTAATTGCGAACGCACTACGTTTAACACAGTTAGGTCGTCAGCAGGTGTAGTTACCTGAACTGGAACGTTGGCATAACTATGTGGCATTGGCAGTGGATTAAATTTAGTTAAATGGCGTTGCTCATCTAAACCAAGGTCACGTAAAAGACCGTTTGTCGCATTAAAGCAAATCGCATCTTTTTCATTAATCGGTTCTGCAGGAACTGTTCCACCTTGTGCTTTAAAACCAGCAAGCGTTGCTGCACTGTCACACAAACCTTTCCAGTAAGTGTTATTTAGCGCTGAATCTTCAGTGCCTTGAGGTGTTTTTAAGTAATGCGGTAAAACAACTGAGCCGCGCTCATATTTTATTTGATCAAATACCGGTGATGGTGGCTGAGCCCCTTGCGAACGGAAAAGCACATCACCAACAGTCATCCCCGTTGATGGGCCCATCATTAATTGAGGCATATTTTGTTGTGTCGCAGCACTCATTGCATACACATTTTTTACCATGCTCATTACAGAGCCAGCAGACTGAATGGTCATCGCACCTGAGTAAATAATGTCTTCTTTGGTAAGTGAGCCAGACTGAATAACCGTATTCTCATAGCTGTTAATTACTGCTTGAAGCGCTTTTTGATCTTCAGTAACAAGCGGTAGCGAGTTAATATCGAGCTTAACAAGACCATATGTTTCAGAAGGTGCAAATGACTCGCCGCGGGTATCTCGCAATGAGTTTGTCACTACATTGATGTATGAAGAGCCTTGATTAAAAGGTTTTAAAGGCACAATTGCAATATTATTGCCATTCGCCTGTGCAAAATAATCTACACCGAATGTAAGTTCTTTTACGAATTTACATGCAATGCCAGCTGGTACCTGAGAGCATTCAGCATCTGTGATGCTCGCACCCATTACAACTTCAAATAATCGAACTGAATCACCGTTAACCGTGCTTGCATCAAGGGTTAAGCTTGCTGGCACATCCAGTGCAATTTGATAAGGTGATTGTGTTGACCAACCATCAAGCGCACCAAGTGACGTTTGTGGGTCTGAATAATCGATTTCGTCGGCGTCTTCACCTGGCATATTTAATGTACCATCGGTCGTGCCTAAGAAAAGTAAATCATTAGGTACCGAGACAACTCCGTTTGAGGGATCAAATGCGACAGAACCAGCGACTGTAGGTACAACTGTTTCTGACTCATTTTTAACATCTTCTAAGCTTTCACCACAGCCGTATAGCGCTGTTGTGATTGCCATTGTGAGTAGCACTTTTTTCATTTTATTGCTCCAAACCCGATCTTTTTTATTGTGTGTTTTTGGCCATTTAAAACCAAAATTTAATTTGTCGGTGGTTATTATTAAGACATTAGACCAGTTAAAGTTAACTTAAACAAAGCAATTTCTCCACCTAAATTTAAATAAATCGCAAAACTATTTTACTTGACTATGTTATGATACCGAAAAATTTCAAGTACCATAACTAATATGCATGATTATCAAG
This genomic window contains:
- a CDS encoding VolA/Pla-1 family phospholipase, whose translation is MKKVLLTMAITTALYGCGESLEDVKNESETVVPTVAGSVAFDPSNGVVSVPNDLLFLGTTDGTLNMPGEDADEIDYSDPQTSLGALDGWSTQSPYQIALDVPASLTLDASTVNGDSVRLFEVVMGASITDAECSQVPAGIACKFVKELTFGVDYFAQANGNNIAIVPLKPFNQGSSYINVVTNSLRDTRGESFAPSETYGLVKLDINSLPLVTEDQKALQAVINSYENTVIQSGSLTKEDIIYSGAMTIQSAGSVMSMVKNVYAMSAATQQNMPQLMMGPSTGMTVGDVLFRSQGAQPPSPVFDQIKYERGSVVLPHYLKTPQGTEDSALNNTYWKGLCDSAATLAGFKAQGGTVPAEPINEKDAICFNATNGLLRDLGLDEQRHLTKFNPLPMPHSYANVPVQVTTPADDLTVLNVVRSQLGLPALEMPATGWPVVMLQHGITSTKESMLAITAALTLQGFVTVAIDHPIHGERGIDVDGDGEFDFIASGDDGNVLHYMNLSSNLVARDNLRQSMADLLGLRLSLAATNLQGINPTDVSFVGHSLGAVVAPGFLAAANESVAPLVGEQAAAMIDPLFKVNTVALASGSGGLAGFLLESGSFGNVIKGSVLAAAGTAESAEFIAFMQSEEAIQACAQFAGSQSDYAGCAFVAYTTKLTLAGETEKLANISGTISQFAFAIQTAVDAADSNSLASKVASQGAAIYQNVVVGDGEGNPADTVIPPYSTVSPVSGTVPSGQLMGLMPVATSQVSAEPMSYLVKFTKGHHGSVLTPAPAYGVTPADAAAANAEMQGQVASFLASRGLMLQVANESVVTE
- the sohB gene encoding protease SohB: MEFLYEYGLFFAKTVTFVIAFAIIAALIVGASAKPKSGKGELTMENLSEQLNNQKKELLNVALDKEAFKAFEKSEKKKLKDKKTEPKNKVFVLTFKGGIDAKEVESLRKEVTAIIQIAQSNDKVVVKLESGGGVVHGYGLAASQLARLKQAGLELIVSVDKIAASGGYMMACVSDKFVCAPFAMIGSIGVIAQLPNFNKLLKKNSVEFEQITAGEFKRTLTMFGENTESGREKFKQELEQIHALFRDHVQVARPTLDVEKVATGETWFGTDALKMGLVDEIQTSDDLLLSLNNQFELYHVAYKSKKGLSDRIGLGASSLLDNVAEKILSKTKELYH